The following are encoded in a window of Lagenorhynchus albirostris chromosome 3, mLagAlb1.1, whole genome shotgun sequence genomic DNA:
- the HARS2 gene encoding histidine--tRNA ligase, mitochondrial isoform X2: protein MGGPGLCCLASSGDRPVLYASGQSILIARLVVHRARDTTRLASIERSHISHFFCQVAEAALATQLKPHQEKSNFIIKTPKGTRDLSPEQMVVREKILDMVVSCFKRHGAKGLDTPAFELKEMLTEKYGEDSGLIYDLKDQGGELLSLRYDLTVPFARYLAMNKVKKMKRYHVGKVWRRESPTIAQGRYREFCQCDFDIAGQFDPMIPDAECLKIMCEILSGLQLGDFLIKVNDRRILDGIFAVCGVPESKFHAICSSVDKLDKMSWKDVRHEMVAKKGLAAEVADRIWDYVQCHGGVSLVKQMFQDPRLSQNKQALEGLGDLKLLFEYLTLFGIAEKISFDLSLARGLDYYTGVIYEAVLLQTPAHAEEEPLNVGSVAAGGRYDGLVGMFDPKGHNVPCVGLSIGVERIFSIVERRMKTFGEKIRTTETQVFVATPQKNFLQERLKLIAELWDAGIKAELMYKNNPKLLTQLHYCENTGIPLVVIIGEQELKEGVIKLRSVANREEVAITRENLVAEIQKRLSES, encoded by the exons gttgGTGGTACACAGGGCCAGAGATACCACACGTTTGGCCAGTATTGAGAGGAGCCATATCTCACATTTCTTCTGCCAGGTTGCGGAGGCAGCGTTAGCAACCCAACTGAAACCACATCAAGAGAAATCAAATTTTATTATCAAGACCCCAAAG GGCACCAGAGATCTTAGTCCCGAGCAGATGGTCGTGAGGGAGAAAATTCTTGATATGGTTGTTAGCTGCTTTAAACGTCATGGAGCAAAGGGGTTGGATACCCCGGCATTTGAGCTAAAg GAAATGCTTACTGAGAAGTATGGAGAGGACTCTGGGCTCATCTATGATCTGAAGGATCAGGGTGGAGAGCTATTGTCCTTGCGCTATGACCTTACT GTCCCTTTTGCTCGTTATCTGGCCATGAATAAAGTGAAGAAGATGAAACGCTATCATGTTGGAAAAGTGTGGCGTCGGGAGAGCCCAACCATAGCCCAAGGCCGCTACAGGGAGTTCTGCCAGTGT GACTTCGACATTGCTGGTCAGTTTGACCCTATGATCCCTGATGCAGAGTGTTTGAAGATCATGTGTGAAATCCTTAGTGGGTTGCAGCTGGGGGATTTTCTCATTAAG GTCAATGACCGGCGGATTTTGGATGGGATATTTGCCGTCTGTGGTGTTCCTGAAAGCAAGTTCCATGCCATCTGCTCCTCGGTAGACAAACTAGACAAG ATGTCTTGGAAAGATGTGAGACATGAGATGGTGGCAAAGAAAGGCCTGGCTGCTGAAGTAGCTGATCGAATTTGGGATTACGTCCAATGTCATG GAGGGGTGTCCTTGGTGAAACAAATGTTCCAGGATCCCAGACTATCCCAGAACAAGCAGGCCCTAGAGGGCTTGGGAGACCTGAAGCTGCTATTTGAATATCTGACTTTATTTGGAATTGCTGAAAAG ATCTCCTTTGACCTGAGCCTGGCTCGGGGCCTGGACTACTATACAGGAGTGATCTATGAAGCGGTGCTGCTACAGACCCCAGCTCATGCTGAGGAGGAGCCACTGAATGTGGGCAGTGTGGCTGCTGGTGGGCGCTATGATGGGCTGGTGGGCATGTTTGACCCCAAAGGCCACAACGTGCCATGTGTGGGGCTCAGCATTGGGGTGGAGCGGATCTTCTCCATTGTGGAGCGGAGGATGAAG ACTTTTGGTGAGAAGATACGGACCACAGAGACCCAAGTGTTTGTGGCCACACCACAGAAGAACTTTCTCCAAGAACGGCTGAAGCTAATTGCAGAGCTTTGGGATGCTGGGATCAAG GCAGAGCTGATGTATAAGAACAACCCTAAACTACTAACTCAACTGCACTACTGTGAGAACACGGGCATCCCACTGGTGGTCATTATTGGTGAGCAAGAACTGAAGGAAGGGGTCATCAAGCTTCGTTCAGTGGCCAACAGGGAGGAG GTGGCCATTACACGGGAAAATCTTGTGGCTGAAATTCAGAAGCGACTGTCTGAGTCTTGA
- the ZMAT2 gene encoding zinc finger matrin-type protein 2 isoform X1, whose product MGDKCLCILHPSWTKNLDFRRKWDKDEYEKLAEKRLTEEREKKDGKPVQPVKRELLRHRDYKVDLESKLGKTIVITKTTPQSEMGGYYCNVCDCVVKDSINFLDHINGKKHQRNLGMSMRVERSTLDQVKKRFEVNKKKMEEKQKDYDFEERMKELREEEEKAKAYKKEKQKEKKRRAEEDLTFEEDDEMAAVMGFSGFGSTKKSY is encoded by the exons ATGGGTGACAAGTGCCTCTGCATCCTTCATCCTTCCTGG ACAAAAAACTTGGACTTTCGCCGAAAGTGGGACAAAGATGAATATGAGAAGCTCGCCGAGAAGAGGCTCacggaagagagagaaaagaaggatg GAAAACCAGTGCAGCCAGTCAAGCGAGAGCTTCTCCGGCATAGGGACTACAAGGTGGACCTGGAATCCAAACTTGGGAAGACAATCGTCATTACCAAGACCACCCCACAGTCTGAGATGGGAGG atACTATTGCAATGTCTGTGACTGTGTGGTGAAAGACTCCATCAACTTCCTGGATCACATTAATGGAAAGAAAC ATCAGCGAAACCTGGGCATGTCTATGCGTGTGGAACGTTCCACTTTGGATCAGGTGAAGAAACGTTTTGAAGTCAACAAGAAGAAGATGGAAGAGAAGCAGAAGGATTATGATTTTGAGGAAAGGATGAAGGAACTCAGAGAAGAG GAGGAAAAGGCCAAAGCctacaagaaagagaaacagaaggagaagaaaaggagggcTGAGGAGGACTTGACATTTGAGGAGGATGATGAGATGGCAGCTGTGATGGGCTTCTCTGGCTTTGGTTCCACCAAGAAGAGTTACTGA
- the ZMAT2 gene encoding zinc finger matrin-type protein 2 isoform X2, with product MASGSGTKNLDFRRKWDKDEYEKLAEKRLTEEREKKDGKPVQPVKRELLRHRDYKVDLESKLGKTIVITKTTPQSEMGGYYCNVCDCVVKDSINFLDHINGKKHQRNLGMSMRVERSTLDQVKKRFEVNKKKMEEKQKDYDFEERMKELREEEEKAKAYKKEKQKEKKRRAEEDLTFEEDDEMAAVMGFSGFGSTKKSY from the exons ATGGCGTCGGGCAGTGGG ACAAAAAACTTGGACTTTCGCCGAAAGTGGGACAAAGATGAATATGAGAAGCTCGCCGAGAAGAGGCTCacggaagagagagaaaagaaggatg GAAAACCAGTGCAGCCAGTCAAGCGAGAGCTTCTCCGGCATAGGGACTACAAGGTGGACCTGGAATCCAAACTTGGGAAGACAATCGTCATTACCAAGACCACCCCACAGTCTGAGATGGGAGG atACTATTGCAATGTCTGTGACTGTGTGGTGAAAGACTCCATCAACTTCCTGGATCACATTAATGGAAAGAAAC ATCAGCGAAACCTGGGCATGTCTATGCGTGTGGAACGTTCCACTTTGGATCAGGTGAAGAAACGTTTTGAAGTCAACAAGAAGAAGATGGAAGAGAAGCAGAAGGATTATGATTTTGAGGAAAGGATGAAGGAACTCAGAGAAGAG GAGGAAAAGGCCAAAGCctacaagaaagagaaacagaaggagaagaaaaggagggcTGAGGAGGACTTGACATTTGAGGAGGATGATGAGATGGCAGCTGTGATGGGCTTCTCTGGCTTTGGTTCCACCAAGAAGAGTTACTGA